AGAAGAGACGCGTCGTGTGGCATTAAAAAAGTGACGAATATCGGCACCGCTCGCAATGCCCATGCCCCACAATGAAATTACGGACAAGGGCGGACGCACATGGTGCTTCCAAGGCCCCAATTGACGACCATCAAACGGCGCCGCCGCTACTGAGCGCCCTCCCTGAGCATGCCCAGCAGATTGATGAAAGTCAGGCACGAGATTGCCATCGATAAAGCGCAAAGCGGTGTGCGTTGCGAAAAACTCGACCATGTCAGGCCCTGTCTGCAAAAACGCGTCGGCGCGAACGTCCAATGTATCGGCATGCATTTCACTGCACACATAACGACGGGGCGCCTCGACGTCTTCGTAAATACCGGCTTCAGTCGCCAGTGGGTTGCGCGGAATCCACAACCATCCTCCAGACCAGGCAGTGGTGCCTCCTAACCCCTCGGTTTTTTCCAAAACCAAAACCGATAACCCCAAATACGCGGCTCGAACTGCAGTGCTTAAACCACCGGCCCCAGAGCCAACCACAATAACGTCGTATTGCTGTGAAAGAGGAGAGGTTGTGGGTAACTTTCTTGCCATGCTAGGGCCCTGTCTATCGTTAATATTTACTCCCGTTTGGAGAAATATAACGAGGCTCTGCTCGCATCTCCTAGGGCTGTTGCGGCCTGACGTAAAGGGGCTACATATGTTTCCAGTACGTCTGGCGTCACTCTTACAGAGGGTCCGGCAACACTGACCGCGCCGATGGGCTCACCACTGTCAGGGTTGCACACCACCATGGCAATTGCCGCCATACCATCCAAATAACTGTCATGATTCACCGCGTATCCGCGTTCGCGCACCGCTTTTAACACCGCTAACAAGTCGGCCACCGTGATCGGCGCAAACACGCCAGGCGTTTCATCTTTGAACAAACCTTGGCGCATCACCAAGGAGATCGCCTCTTCATCACTCATGCGGGCTAACCATGCCTGACCGCCCGCAGAAGACGCAAGATGCACGACTTTGCCTTGGTCTTGACCTGGCTGATAACGCAAGCCCGAGGTGGAGCCTTGCGACACACCAACCCAGATCAAATCGCCATTATCGGCAAGAGACAAGCGCACCAATTCGCGAGTCTGCTGAGCCAGTTCATCCAAGATAGGCTGGCTTATATTGCCAATGCCTGTTTGCCCGAGAAAGGCCAAACCCAAGGACGCCAACTTGATGGTTAGCTCGTAATCTCCCATGCCGCGAACTTGACGCACATACCCCAAGCCTTCTAATTCTTTTAACAATCGATGCACGCCGCTGAGGGGCATATCCAGCGATTTTGCGATGTCGCTTACGGCACTGCCGATAGGCTGATACGCCAAAAACTCCATTACAGAGAGCGCTTTTGCTAAGGCACTGCTCATTTCACTGTCTCCTAAGTTGGTTTAAGTGTCGCTAAAACACGACTTAGCAGTGATTCTATTCACACTAACAAAAAAAAACCACAATGGAAACATATTTAATTATTGAAACTGTTTCAACTTTATGAAATAGTAAATGCCATAAAGACAAAAACACAGGGAATCATTCATGCGTCAACTCAACCCTTATACTGGTTTAAAACAGTGCTCTGATCTCACTCAATACGACATTATTGTTTTGGGGGCAGGAGCAGGTGGCATGGCGGCGGCGCTGTTTGGTGCAATAGAAGGAAAAAAAGTCTTATTGGTTGAGCGAACCCATTTTGTCGGTGGTACTACGGCATTATCCGGTGGCACAACTTGGGTCCCCATGACGCGCTATTTGCATGACACCGCCATGCAAGACAGCAAAGAAAAAGTGATGAATTTCCTAGATCATGCCGTTGGCAATCGCAGTAAACACTCTTTAAGACGCGCTTTCGTGGACCATGGCGCTAAGGCCATCGACACTTTAGTGGACCATACAGAAGTACGCTTTCGGGCCTGTGCTTATCACCCAGATTACTTGGCGGATTTACCCGATGCGTCGCTCAATGGCCGTGCGTTGGAGCCGCTACCCTATGTGGGCCAACGGCTAGGTAAGGCGCTAAACTTGCTGCGTCATCCCATTCCTGAATTTACTGTATTGGGCGGTATGATGGTCAACCGCGAAGACATAGGGCATTTGTTATCACGCTTTAAAAACGCGGCGTCTTTTTTATACACAGCACGCGTTGTGACGCAATACGCCATCGATCGCGCTCTGTACGGCCGCACTCGTCGCAGTGTTATGGGCCATGCTCTGGTCGCCAGAATGCTGCAATCTCTGTTAGACAAACACATTGATCTACTGGTCGATACCGAAACACTCGCTATTGATAACGATTCCAGCGCTCACGTATCGCAGCTGACACTTCGCCAACACGGTGAAAGTCGCCGACTGATCGCCAAAAAAGCCGTTATTTTGGCATCAGGCGGCTTTGCACGAAACCCAGAAAAACGCGCGGCATTACTGCCGTCTCAACTCCCAAACGATTCGCCTTCAGCGGAAGGGCACAGCAGCGACTTGCATGCGCAAGTCGAAGCTCTGGGGGCTCACTACGGCGAAGGTCACGATCAAGCGGCATTTTGGGCGCCGGTTTCCACACGATTACGAAAAGATGGCAGCACGGCGGTGTTCCCTCACTTTGTTTTTGACCGCTCCAAACCCGGCACCCTGTGCGTGAATGCGCGCGGTCAGCGCTTTGTCAATGAAACCGTGTCGTACCATGAATTTGGCAAAGCCATGCTGAATGGCGGACAAGACACGACCTACGCGTGGATCATTACCGATGCAAAAGGGCTGGAGAAATACGGCTTAGGCATGGTGCGTCTGGGGGGCGACAATCCTCACCCCTATTTGCAAGACGGCTACCTAAAAACAGGCGACAGCATCGCTCAATTAGCACAGCAAATACAGGTTGATGATGTTTTGTTAACGAACAGCATCCACAGCATCAATGAAGCCGCCAACATCGGACACGATAAAGCATTTGGCCGTGGCCGCACCGCGTATCAAAAAGCCAATGGCGACCCAAACCACCAGCCTAATCCAACGCTGGGCGCGCTCGATCAGCCGCCTTATTACGCCGTCAGGCTTCAACCTGCCGACATTGGTACAGCACAAGGGTTAGTGGGCAACGAACATGCGCAATTATTAACGCGTCAAGGCACGCCCATTGACCGCTTATACGCTTGTGGCAACGATTTGCATTCCATTATGGGCGGCACTTATCCCGGCCCTGGCATTACCATTGGCCCGGCCATTGTGTTTGCCTATCTCGCCATACAGCACGCGATTCGCTAAATAAAACAGGAGTTCCATACAATGACAGTGATTACCGGTGACACTCGGTTGTTTCCTATTTTGGGCGATCCCATCGCCCAAGTGCGTTCCCCAGAGTTTTTAACGCGCATTCTGCAACGTCGTCAAGAAAACGGCATAGTGACGCCCATGCACGTTGCTCCTGAGCACTTCACTCAGGTTATGGAATCTTTGCGGTACACACAGAACGTGCACGGCATTGTCATCACCATTCCACATAAAATTCCGGCTTTAGCGGCTTGTGACAGCACATCTGAACGGGCTCAGTTTATCGGCTCAGTGAACATCATCCGCAAGCAAAATGACGGCCTGCTGTATGGTGATAACGTCGATGGCATTGGGTATCTTGATGGGGTCAAAAAAGAAGGTTTTGAGGTGAGCAACACCCGCGCCTTATTAATTGGCGCAGGTGGCGCGGGATCTGCGGTGGCATTTGAAATTTTGCAGCGTGGTGCCGCATATTTGGCGATTTTCGACCTTGATCAGCAACGCCTTCATTCTCTGATCGAGCGCTTAAACATGCGCTTTCCAAATCGGGCAGGGGTGGGCAATCAAGACCCTACAGGCTTTGATTTTATTGCCAACGTAACCCCTGTAGGCATGCGCCCAAATGATCCGTATCCAGTAGACATTCACAAATTGCATAGCGGCCAGTTTGTTGCCGATGCCATCACGAAACCCGAGGTTTCCCCCATGATAGAGCACGCCAGAAGTCTAGGCTGTTGCACCATGGTGGGCGCGGGTATGTTCAACGCTGAGGCCGAAATACTGGTGGAATTCATGCTTAAAGATCCTGAAAAAAACACATAAAAACACCCCGCAGAAGGATCAACCTCTTCTGCACACAATGCCCAAAACGGGCCACACTCTCTGGAGGTTATGATGAAAAAAACAATAATTGGCGCCTTAACCGCACTGACATTGTCAACCACCGCTTTGGCGGCGTTTCCTGATAAAGACATTCAAGGCATTATCCAATGGGGAGCCGGCGGCTCCACAGACACAGTGATGCGCTCGATTTCACCCCACGTGGAGGCCGAATTAGGTACCGACATTATTTTGACCAACAAAACCGGTGGCGTGGGAGCAATTGCGCTTAAATACGTCAACAGCAAAAAAGACGACGGCTACACTCTATTAATGGGCGCAGAAAACCCTCAAATGTACAAGGTATTGGGGCTGGGTGACACCGACTACAATGACATGATCGCCATCAATGTCTTGGCCCGTGGCACTCCTGTTTTTGTCGCCAGTAACGAGGCACCATACAACAACATGAAAGAATTTACCGACTACATTAAGGCCAACCCAGGGACGGTAAAAATCGGTTCAACTGGCAACGGTGGTTTAACCTCGATCGTGATGGCGATGCTCAAGTCGCAGGTTGCTCTGGACTACACCAGCATTCCCTATAATGGTGACGGTCCAGCATTGACGGCCTTGCAAGGCGGCGCCATTGATGTAATGCCAGCGGTATTGGGTGCAACCATCGAGCAAATCAAAGCAGGCCGTATGAAGGTCATTGGCTTGGTCGATAAAGAAGCCAATAGACTGCTGCCCGGCATCGCGCCCATTACAGACACTTTTCCAGGGTTAAAAAGCTACCTGCCTTGGGGTCCTTTCTTTGGCGTATTTGTGAAACAAGGTACACCAGACGATGTGGTCAAAACGTTACAAGGCGCTTTTCATAAAGCCGCTTTTCATCCCGACTTTGTTGATTTAATGCAAAAACGCGGCTTCACCATTTTGAACATTTCAGGCGAAGAAGCGGATTACTTTTTGAGCGGCTACCGTTCTACATCTTCCTGGTTGGTGCACGACGCCGGTTTTTCTAAAAAATCCCCAGAAGCATTCCA
The sequence above is a segment of the Marinomonas sp. IMCC 4694 genome. Coding sequences within it:
- a CDS encoding IclR family transcriptional regulator translates to MSSALAKALSVMEFLAYQPIGSAVSDIAKSLDMPLSGVHRLLKELEGLGYVRQVRGMGDYELTIKLASLGLAFLGQTGIGNISQPILDELAQQTRELVRLSLADNGDLIWVGVSQGSTSGLRYQPGQDQGKVVHLASSAGGQAWLARMSDEEAISLVMRQGLFKDETPGVFAPITVADLLAVLKAVRERGYAVNHDSYLDGMAAIAMVVCNPDSGEPIGAVSVAGPSVRVTPDVLETYVAPLRQAATALGDASRASLYFSKRE
- a CDS encoding FAD-dependent oxidoreductase, whose translation is MRQLNPYTGLKQCSDLTQYDIIVLGAGAGGMAAALFGAIEGKKVLLVERTHFVGGTTALSGGTTWVPMTRYLHDTAMQDSKEKVMNFLDHAVGNRSKHSLRRAFVDHGAKAIDTLVDHTEVRFRACAYHPDYLADLPDASLNGRALEPLPYVGQRLGKALNLLRHPIPEFTVLGGMMVNREDIGHLLSRFKNAASFLYTARVVTQYAIDRALYGRTRRSVMGHALVARMLQSLLDKHIDLLVDTETLAIDNDSSAHVSQLTLRQHGESRRLIAKKAVILASGGFARNPEKRAALLPSQLPNDSPSAEGHSSDLHAQVEALGAHYGEGHDQAAFWAPVSTRLRKDGSTAVFPHFVFDRSKPGTLCVNARGQRFVNETVSYHEFGKAMLNGGQDTTYAWIITDAKGLEKYGLGMVRLGGDNPHPYLQDGYLKTGDSIAQLAQQIQVDDVLLTNSIHSINEAANIGHDKAFGRGRTAYQKANGDPNHQPNPTLGALDQPPYYAVRLQPADIGTAQGLVGNEHAQLLTRQGTPIDRLYACGNDLHSIMGGTYPGPGITIGPAIVFAYLAIQHAIR
- a CDS encoding shikimate dehydrogenase family protein, with the translated sequence MTVITGDTRLFPILGDPIAQVRSPEFLTRILQRRQENGIVTPMHVAPEHFTQVMESLRYTQNVHGIVITIPHKIPALAACDSTSERAQFIGSVNIIRKQNDGLLYGDNVDGIGYLDGVKKEGFEVSNTRALLIGAGGAGSAVAFEILQRGAAYLAIFDLDQQRLHSLIERLNMRFPNRAGVGNQDPTGFDFIANVTPVGMRPNDPYPVDIHKLHSGQFVADAITKPEVSPMIEHARSLGCCTMVGAGMFNAEAEILVEFMLKDPEKNT
- a CDS encoding Bug family tripartite tricarboxylate transporter substrate binding protein; the protein is MKKTIIGALTALTLSTTALAAFPDKDIQGIIQWGAGGSTDTVMRSISPHVEAELGTDIILTNKTGGVGAIALKYVNSKKDDGYTLLMGAENPQMYKVLGLGDTDYNDMIAINVLARGTPVFVASNEAPYNNMKEFTDYIKANPGTVKIGSTGNGGLTSIVMAMLKSQVALDYTSIPYNGDGPALTALQGGAIDVMPAVLGATIEQIKAGRMKVIGLVDKEANRLLPGIAPITDTFPGLKSYLPWGPFFGVFVKQGTPDDVVKTLQGAFHKAAFHPDFVDLMQKRGFTILNISGEEADYFLSGYRSTSSWLVHDAGFSKKSPEAFHIPRP